The genomic region TGCACTGAAAACAGGAAATACTACTTAATTTTACAAGTAATTACATTTCACATATTTTTGTCTCACTTGCTTATATTGGTGACTAAGATAAGGATTGAAACATGTGCTCTAACAGAGGTACTGCTTTCAATAGCAAATAAGTGTTAAAAGCACAGTTGAATGATAATACAGAATACTAGAAATTACAAATCTGATCAACCACTGTAGCATTCAAAAGAAAGCTCTTGCTGATTTCTCCACATTTAGATATATTCTTTAAGGTTTTTCAGTTTCCCTATCTCTAGTCTTCGATCTGGGTGGCGCCAATGGGATTcctaaatttaaaaatgaatattctaTCAATCCTCCTAATTCCCTACCAATGATTCACTAGAGTACAATGCCcttctgctttctgaaactcaatctctctaaaactgagcatTTGTCTTTCCTCTtgctaatactgatcctcctctttcgctctcccttcaagttagtggtacccacctaagtccatccttgcaagcgcgctgtcttggcgtcatacttgattctggcctcacctttgagcctcacattcattatgttgccaaatcctgtagattccatcttaaaaccatagcccgcatccgcccctttcttacgcaagatgctaccaaggagcttgcccatgctctagcatagattattgtaaccctctcctaattggtcttcctaaaagccgtattgcccagctacagtctgtaatgaatgctgccatcagactgattttcctctctagtcggtcctctcacacctcacctctctgtcagtccttacattggcttcctgtatcctataggagtcaattcaaagtgctaacccctacctataaagcactgaacaattctagcccctcttatatctctccacagatccataggtatgccccttctctccgctctgcccgtgaactTCTCCTGTAGGCTGCTcacacctgtacggccaactcacgcttgcaggacttctcgcgggcgactCCCTTACTATGGAATAGCctacctactgccatcagactctccccttgtcttcaatccaatcgtttaagaagtgccttaaaacccatctcttaagGAAAGATTGTGGCCTCCCAGAGTAGCCTCTACCtcacacacctgtctcttgctctctcctaaagggcagcactctactctctcctccagctctgcttcactcccaccttatttgattgctttttctggtcctaatgtgttttataccccacctcctgtaggctataagctcgtttgagcagggtccttttcaacctatcgttcctgtaagttttttttgtaattgtcctatttatagttaaataccccctctcataatattgtaaagcgctacggaatctgttggcgctatataaatggcaataataatagtaattccTCAGCCAGGAGTATATGCATTCCATTGGGTATTTCTGATAAAACCAGAGAATAGCCTCTATCATATTCATGGGCATGTGAAAAGTATCAACAGAAAGTATATagttgacccaggacatacttaaaaagggagaaatatcaatgtatccttcctggtaaaatattttttataaataaataaaatatatatattaaaagtggGAAAAAATATTTGTTCTGTTCATTTGTAAATGTTTAACAGACTTTTTTGTATTATAGGTGGTGAGTTACCATTTAATAGCATAGTTTAGGTTCTATAATATGCACAATAGGTGGTATACAATATAAAAAGTGATCTGTTAAACATAGTCACTCTATTTAGCACAGAGAAAATGTACTTGAAAGCTTGTTTTAATGGTATGTTAGAAAATGTGCACTCGTATTCAGTTAGAAAAGGGTAGAAAAATACTAAACTACAGAAATTCAATTTACAAGACACATGTAAAGACATTTTATACTAACACCTGGAACACCTAATTTATCTTGACTGACACACTTGTTGAGCAAGAATCCTGCCCTAGTAACTCTTGAAATTGGAGTTATGCACCCCTCAGGTGTGTTTCAACTTGCATGTCTGTTTTTGCACACATCatagtactttttttttgttttgtttttggtttaatGAAATGGATCACTAATTGGGTTATTCATTATAACAGCAGAAGTTACAGTCCAACTGTTGCATGAAATTAACAAGCCCTTGGTAGTTTCTCCAACAATCCCATAAGTAATTTTGTGATGTAAATTTTTGTTGGTGCTGTCTGAAACGGGAAACTACTTCATATATCCTGGAGCCCACTTAACATTCCATATTTTAATGTCTGGGTGACTGGCTACACGCTAGTAGCCACATATTGTGATAACTGGCTTGCCAGCTACAATTGTAGACCCAAAGTGCGGTTAGTCACAAATGAGTAGCCACATATTCTGATAAGTAATAGTCTATAAGTTTGTGATAGCTGCCTTATTCTCTAAAAGTTGGTTATCGCACATTGTGATAACTAATTGGCTAGTAGCCGGGTATAGTACTCAATGGCTTCAAGTTGGTTCAAACATAAATTAActatattttttatcttgttaAGAGTatattttaggatttttttttgtgcactgCATCTGatttgtataaatataaaattgttaGGATATTCAGTCCACTGGGACGCGTTATTCATAGTTTTTGCATAGTGAGATTTACAATTTCAGCGGGATTTGTGTTTCTTCCAAGGGTGGCAGGATAAACTTTTTGCTACCAGTATGTTTATTGAGCTGGGTTACAAATTATTCTCATAGCATTAATACACAGCTGTATTGACAATCTCCCAGCTTAagtgtctgtatatgcagctggGTATGTATGCAAAGGTGTGTATGCTGAGTGGCAGCAGCCGCTTTAAATGAGCCTGAAGGCCTGATTGCCTGGGAGCTTGCTGGCACTGTTGCCCGTTTAAGCATAGTTACACAGCTGCAGCTGTTTGACAGAGGCCACGCCCCCATCGCTCCTTCTTGTTGGCTTTTCTGCAGTGGAACGGTTGCCAGTGGAGACGCgtccccgggagggagggggagcagcgATGTGACGTCACGGACTGGCGCCAGGCTGTCTGCGAGGGGAAAGAAGGGGTGTGTGGGACAAAGTGCAATGTGAACATGTAATCAtgaacacacaggcacatatacagtatGCATTGTTTACATAGCATAAAGACTATAAATATGTATGGATTACAACAATAGCAACTCTTATTGCTGCTGTTTCATTCTTTCCTACGTTAACCAATAATGGAATGTTATACTTAACACGATTATAATGTATTAACCCAAAATGTATATGTGCAATTACTCGCAAATACAAACTAACTTAAAGTCAAATAACTCACACTATGTCTGTAACTATATCGAATTTATATAGCGTgtcaaacatatatatacacacaccaactTGAAGAtatacatatcatatatatatatatatatatatatatatatatatatatatatatatatatatatatatatatatatatatgtatatgaactCTAACTGGCTAGTAGCCCTGTATTGTAGCAAATACctatattatttttgggattaaatgtttatactgtaaaacttatatacaagttttatcgtgttaaatatatgtttgtgtgtatatatatatatatatatatacacacacacacacacacacgcacatacacacacacactttacacgaTAAACATTTAATCCCAAGAATAATATAGGTAGTCAGTCTGTTTTGCTCATTCAGTTCCCAGCCTTTTCCCTGCCTGGTCACAGGATAATATTCCAGACGCCAGAAAGTCTGGAGgtcagagagggagaggaggagggggagaaggggggtagagagaaaaaaaaataaagaataatggaTTTTACACTTTAGAAAACATGGATTAGAAACAACTGAGGAGAACACATCCAGCATgtttaaagcaaaaaaacaaaaaaactatatatatatgtgtgtgtgtgtgtgtgtgtgtgtgtgtgtatgtatgtgtatatatatatatatatatatatatatatatatatatatatatatatacatacacatacatacagaacatacacatacacacacaacaatttattacaacaaaaaccaaattgtttaaaaatgcatttgtatTTTTAGACTTAAAACAGTCATATTCCATTAgcattcctccttttttttttggctttcaTAAACCTAATATTCTTTACATTATGTGCATTATTAATGTGTTTAAACTTAACGACATCGCTAATTATTCACACACAAGAAAACAAATCATTCTAATCGTGTTCTTGTTTAGAAACCAATTGACATACTTTATGTTctcacgaaaaaaataaaaaatacatgactCTAAATGAGCATTTTCCCCTTGTATTAAAATGCTTTCAGACACATACAAAGCCATGTAAGGGATCAGTCTCCACCCACCTCCCCCTGTCCCTCTTTCTGTGACATTAATGACACTGTCTCCAGCCCTTAGGATAAGCTGTTTGAAAGTGTTCAACCAGCTGTTATCGCAATATTATGAAGCAGTGGGGGATAAGGAGGGAGGGCTGATTTGCTTGTGGGAGGGAGTGCTGGAGAGGGCCTATAAAAAGGGCTGTGAGGTGAGTGCCTAGTACTGTCAAGCACACGCTCATTTAGAAAGCTCCTCATCGATAAATTATCTGCTACTGAATCACACGCCTCTGAATTGGACTTCAGAACTTTCAAGACTCACGTTGACACATCTGGACATTCTAACTGCTATTTGCTCTGTATCGACTGACTGAAAGATTTATTCTTGAAGAGCCAGTGGTAACACattcaaattaaagaaacagccGACTTATTTTAAGCTTGGAAAAGCAGAATATCACCACCAACTATGAAAGCCATCAGCCCAGTGAGATCCATGGCTAGCTGCTATCAAGCTGTCTGCTGCTTGTCTGAGCAGAGCCTGGGCATTGCCAGGGGCAGCACCCACAAGGTTTCAGGTGTGGATGAGCCCGTTGGTCTTCTATATGACATGAATGACTGCTACTCCAAACTCAGAGAGCTGGTGCCAGGGATCCCCCAGGGGAGCAAACTAAGTCAAGTCGAGATCCTCCAGCACGTTATTGACTATATCTTCGACTTACAAATTGTCCTGGGTGAAGAGAAACAACATAACGTGGGCAACGCTATTCTCAGTCTAcaggtatctatctatctagataaTCTATGATATCTATCCATGTGCTTTACGACTGTATTCCATGATCTGGGATTCTTATCAACTGCTCCTCACTGATGCCCTGTTTATGACAAGGCACTATCACCTGCCCTCCACATCTTTATTATCTATCCCCTTAATCTCATTTTCTCACTTTTGGGACCTtgacactttctcttttctgacCAATACCGTCATACAATCCTAACCACCACCTCTTGTTTTCTGTTCCAGAAAGCTGAATTCTCAGAGAGGTCAAATAAAAGCGATGCCAGCATCTGTCACTGATCAACCTCCCCACCTCCATCATGGTAAGCATGTGTTTAACGTTTAATTCCTGGTCAGATTGTGCATAGTTTACAATCACTACAGgttcatatatgtgtgtgtgtgtgtgtgtgtgtgtgtgtgtgtgtgtgtgtgtgtgtgtgtgtgtgtgtgtgtgtgtgtgtgtgtgtgtgtgtgtgtgtgtgtgtgtgtgtgtgtgtgtgtgtgtgtgtgtgtagtgattgTAAACTATTTCTGTATTGGATAGACCATATTCAGGAGTTTAGAGAACGTATTGGCTAAACAGTGAAGTGGaaaataaattgcaatatttaggccATAAACAACAAGATGGATGACCAGTGACtattctggtcttaaatttgcaaatatacaggtttctgttaagtgaataaacccctagaaACGAAATGTAGTCAAGTAATTGTCCTTCTTGTTCTAATGTAGGAATGTTAATGTTCAAAGTAGTTGAGTGTTTACTAATTAAGTGGAGAAGTGATGAAATGGCTGAGAGCAGGAAGCTGGCTTTCTCTGTCACTCTCACACAATTAGCTGAGCCAAGATGTTATCAGGCCTGAAGGCATAGCTGATTTCCTTCCAGGCGCCAGTCAGTctgaccccctccctcccttggtgTGACTCACATTGATACATTGCATATCTCTTTTTCTGCAGGTGCAGAGAAtcgttgaagaagaaaaaaaagttttttccatGAAGCAAATGAGTTCAACATGCGAAATAATTTAACCCTTGAagatccagaaatattaaaagactttcaattacaatatttttttacataaataacACACTTTAAgatgttttctcttttttattttttttctaccccAAATTTAAAACCAGTCAACACAATTATTTATAACTTCTATTCTGGGGTGAACTATATATGTTCAtatccattattttttattttttttattttatcatactTTTACATTcgagatttttattttcattttatttatttttttaactcttaAATTGCTCAGCAGATCAATAATGGCAAACTTATTGTGCCATTCCTACCTAAAACTATGGACCAAAACCAAGTATCAATTCAGCCACATCTGCTGTTTTATTATCCACTTGAATCACTATTGTTGAAAAAAGGTAGctaattatttgttttttcttttaaacggatatattaaccctttaaggcccAGGGTGACCATATCTATTGACGTTTAAAATGTTatgagctgtatatatatattttttgtaaacaaAGAATGAATCTTTTGTCATGGACAaaatcattttatattttgtacagGCATAAAAGCCTTAAATCTGTGGTTATGTCCTCAGAGTAAATTCCCTCTCTCTAAAATAGAGAAATTGTACTGGAACTGCACAGTTTCTACATGTCTAttggttaaaacaaaaaaactttttataaaagttgatatttttgtctatgtaaataataaaaacttatttttaataatttgaatcgtgtttatttatgttaattttaaatgcaaacatttataaatctgcaaaaaaaaaaaatgacctacACTATGTTACATTGTGTTCAATAAATATACATTGGTTTTAATACTCTGCAATATAATGGGTTACCAACATTGATTGGTGCCTTCAAAGTGTTTAAACTAGCTACCTATAATAACTATTAAATATACATGTACTCAATAAACCGGTGATGTTACAACTAGCTGCCATATGGTGAGATTGGAGCACTGAACAGGTAAAAGCCATTTTTGTGTCAGGAGTATCGGGGGAATCATGGCTTCTAATGCTAGCGGTTaagaaggggttaatgtaagtTAAGTCagtcaggttttttttattttttattacactaTTGCATATCTGTTAAACTATAGAAGTCCTTTTTGTTTAACAGAGTTCATGTGTTGCCACTTAACACTTGCCTTGTCAAAGGAAGGCCGAAATGATGTAGCTTTTAGAGATTTACAGATTATATTTGTTCACTTTAAAAGTTACATCTAGTCACTCTAGCCAAAAGGTGAGCAATTCGGTTTCTTTGTCAAAAGGCACCAAACTGGAAGTGACCCCACAGCTCTGGCCTAGCATATATTAAATAAAGCTGGAATAATGAGAGGTTTGAATATATTACAATTTAACCAAGAAAGTTATATACTGGATAGAGTCAATacaaaaaatgtgtgtgtttataaactGTTTAAAACAGTTTCCATTTTTAAGAGTATCTGCAGCAATGCAGTATGAAGTCTAAAATATGATGCCTGTGGTCAAACTCTGGGATAGTTATGGAAAAATTTCGCTTTATATATTAGTGTGTGATAAATTAAGGATTTACAGGCCATATATTTACAATTGGCAGCATCATTTTGCCATTTATTACAAAGCTGTTTTTCAGTAGCTGCTATCACTGATATTAtgggaaatgtaaaaatatttaaatttagtagcataaataaaacattaaagtggtttTATCGCTATCCCGTGTACATACTGTCAGTCTTATATGTCATTATTTTGTAGGGCGAATTACTATCATACGCAGAATATTGTTCTGTACATGGATATAGTGAATTACAATGTGCTTGTCACAAGAACTTACTATCTATTCAACACCTTGATATTCTCCCATAACCACCACCTTAAACTACTGTAATATTCTGTTTTTTACAATGCAACCGGCACAATTCATATGGGAATATTCCACTATAAATATAGTTAATCATAGACAGTATGTAGGGCATTGCTAGGAATTTACTCGATCTGCATTATTCTAGACTCCCATAACATTCCAGGCATTTTTCGAGGATTAAATTATTTATTCTCTGCCTTTTCCACATGTTCCTACCCACCAAAAACTATTTAGGGTAAAGGTTTCTCAGTTAATTAAATGTGGGCCTGAGAAGTTAAAGTGTATAAATTATTAACGATTAATAATGtcgtcctttaaaaaaacaaaaaaaacctgtttacaaCAATGTGCccaatgaaataataaaaagctGTCCATCTATGTACATATATGATCCCTGCATCTATCCTACATAAATATTAAGGGGATCTCAGGTCACAAAATCCACTGTGTGTGGTTTGACTAATCATGATCAGCCCTCCATCCCTAGCCCTTACCCTGTGTCTGAACCTTAATCTAACCCCCATGTCAGTGCCTCATGCTAACACATAGCCCTTCATTAAGCCCTGTCTAAGTAATGATGTGTGGCACCCAGCACTCACTGGGTTAATGCTGGAATCCTAAACTGGAAATCAGACCCTTGCCCTGTGCTGTTTGATGTGAGGTACTGAACGGGTTAAGTGCCCCTAGATCAATGTTTAGGATTCCCAGGGTTAAAGGGGGCTTGTGATCCTATTACTTGGGATACAGCAGTTAcaggtttttctttctttctttctagatAATAGGATTCCCTTGCCTTTTGTGAGGAAGGAGTAAAAGAGAAAGCAATAGAGGAGGGGGGTCTGTGCAGCTGTAATCAGCTGTGATTAGCAGGGGGAGGCCGAGGGATGTTTTAGGAATTCTTCACCTGGCATTGCCATTGTTTCAGGACCCGCAGGTGTCTCCTGGCGCCAGCCTGTCTGACTGctggccgggcccccctcccctctcccccttcatCTGTCTCCATTTGCATCCATTCAGCGCCTCTTACACTCCCTCACTTCCTAAATACAACCCCCACCCCGAGCTCTACTTCATTGGACAAACCACTGCACCCATCCGTGTGTGTGCAGAGATTAGCACATGTGTATCTCTGTTTTACCAGCAACATTCGTATGTAGCATGATGTCCGCCAAATAGTACATAATGCGAGAACAAATGTACAAACGTTGTATTCTCATTTCTTTATTTATGCACAGCAACCTCACAAGCTGTCACCGCCTCTTCTGCTCCTTTATTACAACAAACCTGTCCTGCTGCAATTTCTGACATATCTTGTTCATTGCACAGTGCTGGGGATCACGTCAGCTACATACATTctggttattattttattactattaattCAAAGTAGTTGTAATAATAATGCATGCACATTTCGTATTCTATCATTAACTAATTCTACATTCTATCTGTAACTAATTCATTTGCCTTTCGTTTGTCTCTTACACTAAATTGTTATGCTTGGACACTGTTAAGGGATATAAACCCACATGGCCatggtaattaaaaaaaacacacatatggTCCAGGGAATTGGGGACCAAATGGCTGATTCATCAAGGAAATTAAGTACAGGATTGGTTATCCTACTTGCTATTATTAACCCTTCATTGGATGTGGCCAAAGCATATCTCAGTTTTCTCTAGTTTGTAAGGCGTTCTTGAGAACCCCAAATAAATACCTGGCTCCCAcaatcatatcatatcatatattAACCCCTCTGCCTGCTCATGATTATAAGGATTTTTTGGGGAGCCTATTAATTTAGGAGAGGAGGGGGCATGTTCCTGATTCCTCCTGAATAAACAGGTACTCCAGGGGATCTCCATGTGTTTTTCAGCCCTTACCTGTTGCTTATATATAGTGTGGAGTAGGGAGACAGCTGCAACAGTATCACCTCCCTGGCTTACTAAGGTACATCTGGGccttatatcattttttttcaatgttatttagtatacttttttttgtataatttttttttaaattatattttattatacatacttgtttttatttttttctttatttttgctgtgtatgagtgtacaAAGAATCTTGCAATGCCACA from Pelobates fuscus isolate aPelFus1 chromosome 1, aPelFus1.pri, whole genome shotgun sequence harbors:
- the LOC134591156 gene encoding DNA-binding protein inhibitor ID-3-like, which codes for MKAISPVRSMASCYQAVCCLSEQSLGIARGSTHKVSGVDEPVGLLYDMNDCYSKLRELVPGIPQGSKLSQVEILQHVIDYIFDLQIVLGEEKQHNVGNAILSLQKAEFSERSNKSDASICH